A genome region from bacterium SCSIO 12844 includes the following:
- a CDS encoding adenylosuccinate synthase: protein MNRNIVILGSQWGDEGKGKVVDLLTDQVDAVVRFQGGHNAGHTLVINGETTKLRLIPSGILHGHVKNYIGNGVVFSLEAFIEEMTELQSRGVPVEKRLMISEACPLILPVHILLDHAREESLGNKKIGTTKRGIGPAYEDKVARRAIRLGDLLKPERFREKLTYLITYHNQILTQRYGKDAVELDECYETTLKQFEVVRSMVGDVCSELHQLRKNNKKIIFEGAQGTLLDIDHGTYPYVTSSNTTAGAVAAGAGFGPCYIDYVLGITKAYTTRVGSGAYPTELFDDVGEYIAKVGHEFGTVTGRKRRTGWLDLVALRRAIEINSISGLCITKLDVLDDLEEIKVCVAYDLDGDIRYYPPYDSDDYLRCKPIYETLPGWQSSTYGVTDWKQLPLNAQRYLNYIQEKSSIPVDMISTGPERKQMVILNAIITNPENITV, encoded by the coding sequence GTGAATCGAAATATTGTCATTTTAGGAAGTCAATGGGGCGATGAAGGCAAAGGTAAAGTTGTTGATCTATTAACCGATCAGGTTGATGCAGTCGTACGTTTTCAAGGAGGACATAACGCTGGTCATACATTAGTGATTAATGGAGAAACAACTAAGTTAAGATTAATTCCATCAGGTATTTTACATGGTCATGTAAAAAACTATATTGGTAATGGTGTTGTTTTTTCTTTAGAAGCGTTCATTGAAGAAATGACAGAACTACAAAGTCGTGGTGTTCCAGTAGAAAAGCGCTTAATGATCTCTGAAGCATGCCCATTAATATTACCGGTACATATTTTATTAGATCATGCTAGAGAAGAGTCGTTAGGTAATAAAAAAATTGGTACGACTAAACGAGGTATTGGCCCTGCTTATGAAGATAAAGTAGCGCGTCGTGCAATTCGTTTAGGTGATTTATTAAAGCCAGAACGTTTTAGAGAAAAATTAACTTATTTAATTACTTATCATAACCAGATACTCACTCAGCGCTATGGCAAAGATGCTGTAGAGTTAGATGAGTGTTATGAAACAACGTTGAAACAATTTGAGGTTGTTCGCTCTATGGTTGGTGATGTATGTTCTGAATTACACCAATTAAGAAAAAATAATAAGAAAATAATTTTTGAAGGTGCACAAGGTACATTATTAGATATTGATCACGGCACTTATCCTTATGTTACATCGTCAAACACAACTGCAGGAGCAGTAGCAGCTGGTGCTGGCTTTGGCCCTTGTTATATTGATTATGTCTTAGGTATTACTAAAGCATATACAACACGCGTTGGTAGTGGTGCTTATCCAACAGAGTTATTTGATGATGTTGGTGAGTATATTGCAAAAGTTGGACATGAATTTGGTACGGTAACTGGACGTAAAAGAAGGACAGGTTGGTTAGACCTAGTTGCTTTAAGAAGAGCAATTGAAATTAATAGTATATCTGGTTTGTGTATTACTAAATTAGATGTTTTAGATGATTTAGAAGAAATTAAAGTTTGTGTTGCTTATGACTTAGATGGGGATATTCGTTATTATCCACCTTATGATTCAGATGATTATCTTCGTTGTAAACCAATTTATGAAACATTGCCAGGCTGGCAGTCATCTACATATGGCGTAACAGATTGGAAACAATTACCCTTAAATGCTCAAAGATACTTAAACTATATTCAAGAGAAGTCTTCTATCCCTGTTGATATGATTTCAACGGGACCTGAACGTAAACAAATGGTTATCTTAAACGCTATTATCACAAATCCAGAAAATATCACAGTCTAA
- a CDS encoding diacylglyceryl transferase, translated as MSKSKSEVKQTQRSTFRERWGCQSNWQVIMIFIVFSITGSMAVALAHPVVHLFGLSRETTNPWIFWPIRIAIIFPIYQVLLVVVGSLLGQHQFFFRYAKKILKRLGISRLMMVFHKRIS; from the coding sequence ATGAGTAAGTCTAAATCAGAAGTTAAGCAAACTCAACGTAGTACATTTAGGGAACGTTGGGGCTGTCAATCTAATTGGCAAGTTATCATGATATTTATTGTTTTTTCAATTACAGGGTCTATGGCTGTTGCACTAGCGCACCCAGTTGTGCATTTATTTGGTTTAAGTAGAGAAACAACCAATCCATGGATTTTTTGGCCGATTCGCATTGCAATTATTTTCCCAATTTATCAAGTGCTTTTAGTTGTTGTTGGTAGTTTGCTAGGTCAGCACCAATTTTTTTTCAGATATGCTAAAAAAATACTAAAACGCCTAGGAATTTCAAGATTAATGATGGTATTTCATAAACGCATAAGCTAA
- the cyoA gene encoding ubiquinol oxidase subunit II, producing MIKQIVNRLLCQKNRHHFSLNTKTLFNALKILTLSIGAIFLLSGCSSIISWHPKGAIAAEEKELFIIATLLMLIVVIPVIVLTLLIAWRYRASNKKATYKPKWAHSTILEVVWWTIPCIIIIILAVITWVTTHKLDPYRPLVTKDKEKPLVVQVISLDWKWLFIYPEQNIATVNYLQIPTNRQVAFRITADAPMSSFIIPQLGGQIYAMAGMQTQLHLIADHPGIYRGFNANYTGKGFAGMHFNAKATSESQFNQWISQVKRSGNTLTEKKYMQLVNPTINAPIQYYSSVSPNLYHEILMKFMMPSSRLIEQHPKKEEIKF from the coding sequence ATGATTAAACAGATAGTTAATAGACTATTATGTCAAAAAAATAGACATCATTTTAGTCTCAATACAAAAACGCTTTTTAATGCGTTAAAAATATTAACGCTATCTATTGGCGCTATATTTTTATTAAGCGGTTGTAGCAGTATTATTAGTTGGCATCCAAAAGGAGCCATTGCAGCAGAAGAAAAAGAACTTTTCATTATTGCTACGTTATTAATGCTAATAGTTGTTATTCCTGTGATAGTGCTTACCTTATTAATCGCATGGCGCTATCGAGCATCTAATAAAAAAGCTACTTACAAACCAAAATGGGCGCATAGCACTATATTAGAAGTTGTTTGGTGGACGATACCCTGCATCATTATTATCATTTTGGCTGTTATTACTTGGGTTACAACGCATAAGCTTGATCCATATCGCCCTTTAGTTACAAAAGATAAAGAGAAACCATTAGTTGTTCAGGTGATATCACTTGACTGGAAATGGTTATTTATTTATCCAGAGCAAAATATTGCTACCGTTAACTACCTTCAAATACCAACCAATCGCCAAGTTGCATTTAGAATTACAGCTGATGCACCAATGAGCTCATTTATTATTCCACAGCTTGGTGGTCAAATTTATGCAATGGCTGGTATGCAAACTCAATTACATTTAATTGCTGATCATCCTGGAATTTATCGCGGGTTTAACGCAAATTATACTGGTAAAGGATTTGCTGGTATGCACTTTAATGCAAAAGCCACTTCAGAGTCACAATTTAATCAGTGGATAAGTCAAGTTAAACGTTCTGGCAATACATTAACTGAAAAGAAATACATGCAGTTGGTTAACCCAACGATTAATGCCCCAATTCAATATTACTCTTCTGTTTCACCAAATCTTTATCATGAGATATTAATGAAATTTATGATGCCGTCTAGTCGCTTGATTGAACAGCACCCTAAAAAAGAAGAAATCAAATTTTAA
- the cyoB gene encoding cytochrome o ubiquinol oxidase subunit I, whose translation MFGKLSWDSLEFMHETPVLLAFILTVVVGVLVLGSITYYKKWKWLWTEWLCTVDHKKIGIMYIIAALIMLFRGFTDAAMMRSQQALSNGDNYGYLSAQHFDQIFSAHGVIMIFFMAMPLMFGLINLVVPLQIGARDVAFPFLNSLSFWLFAMGAILVNISLFVGEFAHTGWLAYPPFSELQYSPGVGVDYYLWSLQISGVGTLLSGINFFVTIIKMRCPGMSLMKMPIFTWTALCSMILVIAAFPILTATLGLLYLDRFMGMHFFTNGFGGNMMMYVNLIWAWGHPEVYILVLPAFGVFSEVVATFAQKRLFGYATMVWATFAITFLSFAVWLHHFFTMGSGANVNAFFGIATMVIAIPTGVKIFNWMFTMYRGRILFTSPMLWSIGFLITFTIGGMTGVLLAVPGVDFVLHNSLFLIAHFHNTIIGGVAFGFFAGLTFWFPKAFGFRLHEGWGKAAFWFWFIGFFVAFMPLYVLGGMGMTRRLYHYDNPVWHSLLIVAACGAFLVACGIFCQFAQIILSFKNREKLADETGDPWNGRTLEWSLPSPAPFYNFAHLPTVDSRDMFWEMKERGAAYPQNTKPYEDIHMPKDTPLGFIISAFAAIFGFAMIWHIYWLAIAGFVCMFLSIMCRSFNYNQDYYVKASEVERIERENTQKRANAKYKYHGLNVENKPDSEIHLPLDGATL comes from the coding sequence ATTTTTGGAAAACTAAGCTGGGACTCCCTTGAGTTTATGCATGAAACACCCGTGTTACTTGCATTTATCTTAACAGTTGTTGTTGGAGTTTTAGTCCTTGGATCAATCACATATTATAAAAAATGGAAATGGTTATGGACTGAATGGCTTTGTACCGTCGATCACAAAAAAATCGGCATCATGTACATTATTGCAGCACTGATTATGCTTTTTAGAGGCTTTACTGACGCTGCTATGATGAGATCACAACAAGCCTTATCCAATGGTGATAACTATGGCTACTTAAGTGCACAGCACTTTGATCAAATCTTCTCTGCTCACGGCGTTATCATGATCTTCTTTATGGCAATGCCTTTAATGTTTGGTTTGATTAACTTAGTTGTTCCTTTACAAATTGGCGCACGTGATGTTGCATTTCCATTCCTAAACTCATTAAGTTTCTGGTTATTTGCAATGGGTGCCATCCTAGTTAATATTTCACTATTTGTTGGTGAATTTGCGCATACAGGTTGGTTAGCATACCCACCTTTTTCTGAACTACAATACAGTCCGGGGGTTGGCGTTGACTACTATCTCTGGTCGTTACAGATATCGGGGGTAGGAACACTTCTCTCCGGTATTAACTTCTTTGTCACAATCATTAAAATGCGCTGCCCAGGCATGTCTTTAATGAAAATGCCTATTTTCACTTGGACAGCTTTATGTAGTATGATTCTTGTAATTGCTGCCTTCCCTATTCTTACAGCAACATTAGGTCTTTTATATTTAGACCGCTTTATGGGCATGCATTTCTTTACCAATGGATTTGGTGGCAACATGATGATGTATGTCAACTTAATCTGGGCTTGGGGACATCCTGAAGTTTATATCTTGGTACTACCTGCATTTGGTGTTTTTTCAGAAGTGGTTGCAACTTTCGCTCAAAAAAGATTATTTGGTTATGCCACAATGGTATGGGCAACATTTGCGATTACTTTCTTATCATTTGCTGTATGGCTACACCATTTCTTTACTATGGGCTCTGGTGCAAACGTCAATGCCTTTTTCGGGATTGCAACGATGGTTATCGCCATTCCTACCGGTGTTAAAATCTTTAACTGGATGTTTACCATGTATCGTGGTCGTATTTTATTTACTTCCCCAATGTTATGGTCAATTGGATTTTTAATTACATTTACTATTGGTGGTATGACTGGTGTTTTATTAGCTGTACCAGGCGTTGATTTTGTTTTACACAATAGTCTTTTCTTAATTGCTCACTTCCATAATACAATTATTGGTGGTGTTGCATTTGGCTTCTTTGCTGGTTTAACTTTCTGGTTCCCGAAAGCATTTGGCTTTAGATTACATGAAGGTTGGGGTAAAGCAGCATTTTGGTTCTGGTTTATTGGTTTCTTTGTTGCATTTATGCCACTTTATGTTTTAGGTGGTATGGGCATGACTCGTCGTTTATATCACTATGATAACCCAGTATGGCATTCTCTATTAATTGTCGCAGCTTGCGGTGCCTTCTTAGTTGCTTGTGGTATCTTTTGTCAGTTTGCACAAATTATCTTAAGTTTCAAAAACCGTGAAAAATTAGCCGATGAAACAGGTGATCCTTGGAATGGTAGAACACTTGAATGGTCATTGCCATCCCCAGCACCATTTTATAACTTTGCTCATTTACCAACAGTTGACAGCCGTGATATGTTCTGGGAAATGAAAGAGCGTGGTGCCGCATATCCACAAAATACAAAGCCATATGAAGACATTCACATGCCAAAAGATACGCCATTAGGATTTATTATCTCTGCTTTTGCTGCAATCTTTGGTTTTGCTATGATCTGGCATATTTACTGGCTTGCTATTGCAGGGTTTGTCTGCATGTTCTTAAGTATTATGTGCCGTTCATTCAACTACAATCAGGACTATTATGTAAAAGCATCTGAAGTCGAACGTATTGAACGTGAAAATACACAAAAACGAGCTAATGCAAAATATAAATATCATGGTTTAAATGTTGAAAATAAACCTGATTCTGAGATTCATTTGCCACTTGATGGAGCAACCTTATGA
- the cyoC gene encoding cytochrome o ubiquinol oxidase subunit III, whose protein sequence is MSTATMTHDGHIDHHEHHDTGGNTVFGFWIYIMSDCILFSSLFATFVVMRHNTFGGPTAADLVSIPYVFVETILLLCSSFTYGLAMLSRYKGNKATVLKWLLLTFILGASFIAMELYEFYHLVLEGNGWYRSGFLSSFFTLVGTHGLHVTIGLIWMVVLMIQVSIHGVNNQTTTKLSCLGLFWHFLDIVWIFVFTIVYLMGAI, encoded by the coding sequence ATGAGCACAGCAACAATGACACATGATGGTCATATTGATCATCACGAACACCACGACACCGGAGGCAATACTGTTTTTGGCTTCTGGATCTACATTATGAGTGACTGTATTTTATTCTCCTCACTTTTTGCAACGTTTGTTGTAATGAGACATAATACATTTGGCGGCCCAACGGCTGCTGATTTAGTCAGTATTCCTTATGTATTCGTTGAAACGATATTACTTTTATGTAGTAGCTTTACTTATGGCCTTGCCATGCTAAGCCGTTATAAAGGTAATAAAGCAACTGTACTTAAATGGTTACTATTAACTTTTATCTTAGGTGCTTCATTTATCGCAATGGAACTTTATGAGTTTTATCACTTAGTTCTTGAGGGTAATGGTTGGTATCGCAGTGGCTTTTTATCATCATTTTTCACCCTAGTTGGAACACATGGACTTCACGTAACCATTGGTTTGATTTGGATGGTTGTTTTAATGATTCAAGTTTCAATCCATGGTGTTAATAACCAAACAACAACTAAATTAAGCTGCCTTGGCTTATTCTGGCACTTTTTAGACATTGTTTGGATTTTCGTCTTTACCATCGTTTACTTAATGGGAGCTATCTAA
- the cyoD gene encoding cytochrome o ubiquinol oxidase subunit IV, with protein MSHHQHIDHGTGSDHGTYTSYIVGFILSIVFTLLSFGAVSYHLLSNTGLYIAITVFALAQLYVQVVFFLHLNTKSESRWNLVAFFFSLVVVLILVFGSIWIMINLNYNMMH; from the coding sequence ATGTCACATCATCAACATATTGATCATGGAACTGGTAGCGATCATGGCACCTATACTTCATATATAGTTGGCTTTATCCTATCTATTGTTTTCACACTTTTATCATTTGGCGCAGTAAGTTATCATTTACTAAGTAATACTGGCCTTTATATAGCAATTACTGTGTTTGCTTTAGCACAGCTTTATGTACAAGTTGTCTTTTTCTTACATTTAAACACCAAATCCGAATCCAGGTGGAATCTTGTTGCATTCTTCTTTAGTCTTGTCGTTGTCTTAATCTTAGTCTTCGGCTCAATTTGGATTATGATTAATCTAAACTATAATATGATGCACTAG
- the cyoE gene encoding heme o synthase: MMKQYVSLAKPGIIMGNVITVSGGYFLGIAGNFSFLTLLATLIGMSLVMACGCVLNNHIDRDIDKLMERTKNRPSAKDLISNKVAIIYAIILGICGLGILYLLTNTLTTLVAFLGLVFYVGFYTLLFKRASIYGTIIGGIAGAVPPVVGFTAATNELNFGALSLFLILFLWQIPHSFAIAIYRFNDYANASIPVLPVIKGISYTKTNMLIYILIFLFAAIMPSILGYTGVIYFVVALLLSLGWLILGLKGINSDDDRIWARKMFLFSIIVITLLSIMMMLPLY; this comes from the coding sequence ATTATGAAACAATATGTCTCTCTTGCCAAACCTGGCATTATCATGGGTAATGTAATTACTGTATCTGGCGGTTACTTCTTAGGTATTGCCGGTAATTTCAGCTTTTTAACCCTACTTGCGACTTTAATTGGCATGTCATTAGTAATGGCTTGCGGTTGTGTTTTAAATAACCATATTGATCGTGATATTGATAAGTTAATGGAACGCACTAAAAACCGTCCTTCTGCAAAAGATTTAATTTCTAATAAAGTTGCAATTATATATGCAATTATTCTTGGCATTTGTGGACTTGGAATCTTATATCTTCTAACTAATACATTGACAACGTTAGTTGCCTTTTTAGGTCTTGTCTTTTATGTTGGTTTTTATACGCTATTATTTAAACGTGCTTCTATTTATGGCACAATTATTGGTGGTATTGCAGGCGCAGTCCCACCAGTTGTTGGTTTTACAGCAGCTACTAATGAATTAAATTTTGGTGCGTTATCATTATTTTTAATTTTATTTTTATGGCAAATACCTCACTCATTTGCTATTGCAATCTATCGATTTAATGATTACGCCAATGCGTCTATTCCAGTATTACCTGTCATTAAAGGTATTTCTTATACAAAAACCAATATGTTAATTTATATTTTAATCTTTTTATTTGCAGCAATTATGCCTAGCATATTAGGTTATACCGGTGTTATTTATTTTGTTGTGGCATTACTATTAAGTTTAGGATGGTTAATCCTTGGCTTAAAAGGCATTAACTCTGATGATGACCGAATCTGGGCACGCAAAATGTTTTTATTTTCAATTATTGTCATCACGCTTTTAAGCATTATGATGATGTTGCCATTGTATTAG